A single region of the Xiphias gladius isolate SHS-SW01 ecotype Sanya breed wild chromosome 17, ASM1685928v1, whole genome shotgun sequence genome encodes:
- the ruvbl2 gene encoding ruvB-like 2 isoform X1, whose amino-acid sequence MSSDQDSCYLCKEYLRDSVSIPCGHVFCSICLKTYWDHADHTGSFLCPQCRVTYNKRPTPRRMGGSRHSTIQRNSESFPPPPPSPDYNYAGPQDVGCDICIGKKHKAIKTCLMCLASYCEKHLKPHFESATFKRHKLVDEIGHLDRQICPQHQKGLELFCRTDQMCICVLCTVKEHKGHDMVSAEQERAEEQQRLGATQAEIQEKIHDRLKQMEELKQAVDSLKNSAQRALQECEKMFGDMMRSIERMQQEMAKLISSNKRAALNNAEGHMERLSHEIADLKRRDNEITQLSRTEDHIHFIQSYHMLIAQTEAEELPTVSVNPYFTFGPVTKAVSEMKQHLNEFSNDELVKVAKAVNKMTFCQLDESKKRRSIRKDEAAMYKSVPVQEPQYREDFLKYACQLTLDPNTAYRQLYLSRGNRKASLKRDPQSYGDNPARFDSLPQVLCKEPLSGGAYYWEVDWSGEGAAIGVTYKGIKRTGYGDSCRIGYNRKSWSLFCSDSSYSARHNKDQIDINLPYSSRIGVFLDQAGGTLSFYTVGDTMSLIHRFKASFSEAVYPGFWVWYESAITIIQL is encoded by the exons ATGTCATCTGATCAGGATAGCTGCTACCTGTGTAAGGAATACCTCAGGGATTCTGTGTCCATCCCATGTGGCCACGTCTTCTGCTCCATTTGCCTGAAAACATACTGGGACCATGCTGACCACACGGGTTCATTCCTCTGCCCACAGTGCAGGGTCACCTACAACAAGAGGCCCACACCAAGACGCATGGGAGGCTCCCGGCACTCCACCATCCAACGTAACTCTGAATCTTTTCCACCGCCGCCCCCGTCCCCTGACTACAACTATGCAGGACCCCAGGATGTAGGTTGTGACATCTGCATTGGCAAGAAGCACAAAGCCATCAAGACCTGCCTGATGTGTCTGGCCTCCTACTGTGAGAAGCACCTCAAGCCTCACTTTGAGTCAGCCACTTTTAAAAGGCACAAGCTGGTGGATGAAATCGGCCACCTGGACAGGCAGATCTGTCCCCAGCATCAGAAGGGTCTGGAGCTGTTCTGTCGCACTGACCagatgtgtatctgtgtgctgTGTACGGTGAAAGAACACAAAGGTCACGACATGGTTTCTGCTGAGCAGGAGAGGGCTGAGGAGCAG CAACGGCTGGGTGCCACCCAGGCTGAGATCCAGGAGAAGATTCATGACCGGCTCAAGCAGATGGAGGAACTAAAACAAGCAGTGGACTCGCTCAAG AACTCAGCTCAGAGAGCGCTGCAGGAATGTGAGAAGATGTTTGGCGACATGATGCGCTCCATTGAGAGGATGCAGCAGGAAATGGCTAAGCTGATCTCCTCCAACAAGAGAGCGGCACTCAACAACGCAGAGGGCCACATGGAGCGTCTGAGCCATGAGATCGCTGACCTGAAGAGGAGAGACAACGAGATCACCCAGCTGTCCCGCACTGAAGACCACATCCACTTCATCCAG AGCTACCACATGCTGATAGCTCAGACAGAGGCTGAGGAGCTGCCTACAGTGAGCGTCAACCCCTACTTCACCTTCGGCCCAGTGACTAAGGCCGTCTCTGAGATGAAACAGCACTTGAATGAATTCAGCAATGATGAACTGGTTAAGGTAGCCAAGGCAG tcaacAAAATGACCTTCTGTCAACTGGATGAATCCAAAAAGAGACGGTCAATAAGAA AGGATGAAGCTGCCATGTACAAATCTGTACCAGTCCAGGAACCTCAGTACAGGGAGGATTTCCTGAAAT ATGCTTGTCAACTCACTCTGGACCCAAACACAGCCTACAGACAACTCTACTTGTCTCGAGGTAACAGGAAAGCTTCCCTCAAGAGAGACCCCCAGTCCTACGGTGACAACCCCGCCAGGTTTGACTCCCTGCCCCAAGTCCTGTGTAAGGAGCCCCTCTCTGGAGGCGCCTACTACTGGGAGGTTGACTGGAGCGGGGAGGGGGCTGCCATCGGTGTCACCTACAAAGGCATCAAGAGGACCGGCTATGGAGACAGTTGCCGCATCGGCTACAACCGCAAGTCTTGGAGCCTCTTCTGCTCTGATTCTAGCTACTCAGCCCGCCACAACAAGGACCAAATAGATATCAACCTGCCCTATTCCTCCCGTATAGGGGTGTTCCTAGACCAAGCTGGGGGTACCCTCTCTTTCTACACTGTAGGGGACACCATGTCTCTCATCCACCGCTTTAAAGCATCTTTTAGTGAAGCCGTCTATCCTGGCTTCTGGGTTTGGTATGAGTCGGCCATCACCATCATCCAGCTGTAA